The genomic region TTTGCCGTCACCATTATACACGTATTTTTCATGATGAATGGTGTTCTGAGAATCAGTATAGTGGCGGTCAAGAGTATCCCAGAGGTAATAAGTCTGAACACCATTTTCAGATTTCAGATTCAGATTACCGTTATCATCATAATTAAAACATACATCATTACTTGAATCGCAGAATAAGGTGATATTTGGCTCACCTGTAGCATATATTACTATAGTGCTTCCATTAGTGATTACCGCAGGACGATAAAACGATTTTTCAGCGTCATCATATCTATGGAGTAGATGATGTTATGAAAGAATGGGAGTGTTGAGCGGTTTGATCGAAAATTATGGTGGTGTGAGTGTGGCTCACGTCAGAACTTTGCTCTGTGTCCGATGCTTTACTCATTGATTTTCGGCTATAACTGATTTACTAATAATCTGAATTTTATCTCCACTATTACTTTTAGTGAAAATAAGACGGGATTATAGGAGAAGGGAGTGATGTTGAATTTGAGATATCAAGGGTGAGTCAGATGTGTTTTTGAGTGAATAGCAAGTTGGCGTGAACAAAAGATGCTGATTGCTGAAGAACACCTTGGTCACGGATATAATTACTAAGCTCAGTGACATGAGCTATCCATGGTTACCAGAAAAAGCTTGATTCGTTAATGCCATGAATGTAATAATTTTTCAATAAATAGATAAAATATTTAACCGTTGTTTTATTAAATGAAATGGAAAACAAAGTAGACCGGCACAGCAGGCAAAATTATAAAGGGAGTTGGAGATGAATCTTAATGATTTTAAAGCCGGGACATACATACAGCAGTACAAATATAAAAGTTTTTCTCCAGAAAAAATTAATCATACATGGGTATGGACTGAACCAGAAATAAATACCTTGCTGGAAGAAGCTACCCGCGCTTTGGGCGAGCTCAACGGACTAGCATCAATAGTTCCTGACATCGATCTGTTTATTCAGATGCACATCATAAAAGAAGCAAACACATCCAGTCGTATTGAAGGTACAAAAACCGGTATTGATGAAGATTTGATGCGCAAAGAAGAAATTGCACCTGAAAAAAGAGATGACTGGCAGGAAGTACAAAACTATGTTCATGCAATGAATTATGCTATTGATAAACTAAAAGATTTGCCTATATCATCTCGTTTGCTCCAGCATTTGCATCTCATCTTGCTTGAAGGGGTTAGAGGAGAACATAAATCACGCGGCGAGTTTTGTCGAAGCCAGAACTGGATCGGAGGATCAAGTTTATCAGATGCGGTGTTTATTCCTCCGCATCATGAGGATGTACCGGGACTGATGTCTGACTTTGAGCATTTTCTCCACAATGAAGAAATTCATGTGCCACACCTTATAAAAATAGCTCTTGCACACTATCAGTTTGAGACCATCCATCCTTTTTGTGACGGAAACGGAAGAATCGGCAGGTTGTTAATAACGTTGTATCTGGTTAGTAATGGACTGCTGAGTAAACCGTCATTATATTTATCGGCTTTTTTTGAGAAGAATCGGGCATCCTATTATGACGCTCTGTCTCGAGTGCGAGCTTCAAATGACCTCATTCACTGGGTTAAATTTTTTCTAAATGCGGTGATAGTTACGGCGAAAAAAGGGAAAGTTACGTTCAGCAGCATCTTTGCGTTAAAAAATGAGATCGACGGCAGAATAATTAACCTGAACAGGAAAGCTCCAAAATCAAGAAGATTGATGAATCTGCTGTATAGTAAACCGGTCATAACAGTTTCTGATGTTGAACAATATTTGGCTATTTCTACGCCAACAGCTAATGAGTATATTAAGACGTTTACAAAGTTGAATATCTTAGTAGAAATGACCGGAAAAAGCAGGTACAGGCATTTTATGTTTCAGGAATATTTGAATTTATTTATGGATTAATATTTAACTTAAAATAATCTAAGTTAAGTTTTAAGACCTAAACTTAACTTAAAATAATCTAAATTAAGTTTCGAGATTTAAATTTAACTTAGAAATATTTAAATTAGCTCTCATGAGGAAAACTTAACCACTCAAACTTCAAGCGACATATAAGGGCATAATTTTCGTTGTTCTGTTAAATAATAAAAAAGCGAGAGAGTATGCTTTATAACGGAACAGTTTTTTTATATGAATCTTATTTTAGATAGTGTCGTCACGATATTTGCAACCATCGCATTACGCAACTGATTTGCACTGCCGCAAGGTAAGATGCGGCATTTTTTGCGTATCTCGTATCAATACCCCTCCATCGTTTTAGGTGTA from Elusimicrobiota bacterium harbors:
- a CDS encoding Fic family protein, coding for MNLNDFKAGTYIQQYKYKSFSPEKINHTWVWTEPEINTLLEEATRALGELNGLASIVPDIDLFIQMHIIKEANTSSRIEGTKTGIDEDLMRKEEIAPEKRDDWQEVQNYVHAMNYAIDKLKDLPISSRLLQHLHLILLEGVRGEHKSRGEFCRSQNWIGGSSLSDAVFIPPHHEDVPGLMSDFEHFLHNEEIHVPHLIKIALAHYQFETIHPFCDGNGRIGRLLITLYLVSNGLLSKPSLYLSAFFEKNRASYYDALSRVRASNDLIHWVKFFLNAVIVTAKKGKVTFSSIFALKNEIDGRIINLNRKAPKSRRLMNLLYSKPVITVSDVEQYLAISTPTANEYIKTFTKLNILVEMTGKSRYRHFMFQEYLNLFMD
- a CDS encoding transposase, coding for GMRAVIPPKKNRKIKREYDKDLYKIRHLVENAFLHLKRWRGIDTRYAKNAASYLAAVQISCVMRWLQIS